In Lentimicrobiaceae bacterium, a genomic segment contains:
- a CDS encoding efflux RND transporter periplasmic adaptor subunit has protein sequence MKKIIKITIGIIILGVFAWTLYYLYNKSKPKPVIFETQTPIVTNIIKKTMATGSIVPRKEIEIKPQVSGIIEELYVEPSQEVKKGDLIAKVKIIPNMINLNEAESRLNRANISYNDAKQDYDRQKALYDKKVIAEAEFQKYRVTLESAREAMDAAQDNLQLIREGITKKSGNITNTLIRSTIAGMVLTVPVEVGNSVIESNTFNAGTTIATIADMNEMIFKGKVDESEVGKIKENMDIILSIGALDTEKFDAKLERIAPKGVEENGAIQFEIKAAVHLKKGQFIRAGYSGNADIVLARKDSVLAIPESLLQFKGDTAFVEIETKPQVFEKRQIKTGLSDGINIEILSGLKKGEKVKVLNNISQDMQKK, from the coding sequence ATGAAGAAGATAATTAAAATCACCATCGGAATTATTATTTTAGGTGTTTTTGCATGGACACTTTATTACCTGTATAACAAGTCTAAACCAAAACCTGTAATCTTTGAAACCCAAACGCCAATCGTTACCAATATCATTAAAAAAACAATGGCAACAGGTTCCATTGTTCCCCGTAAAGAAATTGAAATCAAACCTCAGGTTTCGGGAATTATCGAGGAGCTGTATGTTGAACCCAGTCAGGAAGTAAAAAAAGGCGACCTGATAGCGAAAGTTAAGATTATTCCGAATATGATCAATCTTAACGAAGCCGAATCAAGACTGAATCGGGCAAATATTTCCTATAACGACGCCAAACAGGATTACGACCGTCAAAAAGCCCTTTACGATAAAAAAGTAATAGCCGAAGCTGAATTTCAAAAATATAGAGTAACCCTCGAATCAGCCCGCGAAGCCATGGATGCCGCCCAGGACAACCTGCAACTTATCCGCGAAGGCATCACTAAAAAATCGGGGAACATCACCAATACACTTATCCGTTCTACAATTGCCGGAATGGTGCTGACAGTACCTGTTGAAGTAGGGAACTCGGTTATAGAAAGCAATACTTTTAATGCAGGAACAACCATCGCAACCATTGCCGATATGAACGAGATGATTTTTAAAGGAAAAGTGGACGAATCGGAAGTGGGAAAAATAAAGGAAAATATGGACATTATTCTTTCTATCGGTGCTCTTGATACCGAAAAATTCGATGCAAAGCTCGAACGCATTGCCCCTAAAGGAGTGGAAGAAAACGGTGCCATACAATTTGAAATTAAAGCCGCTGTGCATCTGAAAAAAGGACAATTTATCCGTGCAGGATATAGTGGCAATGCCGATATTGTACTCGCACGGAAAGACAGCGTTCTGGCAATTCCCGAAAGCCTTCTTCAGTTTAAGGGCGATACCGCTTTTGTGGAAATAGAAACCAAACCCCAGGTTTTTGAAAAACGTCAGATTAAAACAGGTTTGTCCGATGGTATTAACATCGAAATCCTCTCCGGATTGAAAAAAGGAGAAAAAGTTAAAGTGTTGAACAACATATCTCAGGATATGCAAAAGAAATAA
- the folB gene encoding dihydroneopterin aldolase has product MGKIQLEGMEFFAYHGCFAEERIIGTRFLVDLELFTDTRQAEQSDDLTKTINYQALYLLVKQEMEKESHLLEHVAQRILTSIHQTYPEAYGLKVKVSKMNPPLGGKLEKVSLTLTDTE; this is encoded by the coding sequence ATGGGAAAAATTCAATTGGAAGGGATGGAATTTTTTGCTTATCACGGCTGTTTTGCGGAAGAGAGAATTATCGGAACTCGCTTTTTGGTTGATTTGGAACTATTCACCGATACCCGCCAGGCAGAACAGAGCGATGATTTAACCAAAACCATCAACTACCAAGCTCTTTACCTTTTGGTAAAACAAGAAATGGAAAAAGAATCCCACTTGCTGGAACATGTGGCACAACGGATTTTAACTTCTATTCATCAAACCTATCCGGAAGCTTACGGTTTAAAAGTAAAAGTTTCAAAAATGAATCCTCCCCTTGGCGGAAAACTGGAAAAAGTAAGCTTAACCCTAACAGATACTGAATAA
- a CDS encoding glutamine--tRNA ligase/YqeY domain fusion protein produces MEEKSNLQPTEPKSGLNFIHQIIEEDIRNNKNGAKVHTRFPPEPNGYLHIGHAKSICLNFGTAQKYGGLCNLRFDDTNPVKEDVEYVDSIMEDVRWLGFDWGDRLYYASDYFDTLYEYAVKLIKKGKAFVCDLSGEEMGEYRGTVTIPGKESPYRNRSVAENLDLFQRMKAGEFADGSRVLRAKIDMASPNMLLRDPVLYRILRTDHHRTGDKWCIYPMYDFAHGQCDSIEKITHSICTLEFEVHRPLYDWFIRELEIFAPQQIEFARLNLNYTVMSKRKLLQLVQEKYVEGWDDPRMPTICGLRRRGYTPESIKNFAEMVGVAKRDNMIDVSLLEFCVREDLNKKSKRALAVLNPVKLIIDNYPDERSEELDAVNNPENPDAGVRKIPFSKELYIEKEDFMEDPPVKYFRLSPGREVRLKYAYIIKCEYVDKNPVTGEITAIHCTYDPETRSGMLQSNRKVKGTIHWVSAKHAIEAEVRLYDRLFSTENPEVAEEGKDFKSNLNPGSLISIMGKMEPSLATALPDEKYQFERIGYFCVDKDSSAERLLFNRTVSLKDSWTRQGKG; encoded by the coding sequence ATGGAAGAAAAAAGTAATTTACAGCCAACTGAACCCAAATCCGGTCTCAATTTTATTCACCAGATCATAGAAGAAGATATCCGGAATAATAAAAACGGCGCCAAAGTGCACACCCGTTTTCCGCCGGAACCCAACGGTTACCTGCACATAGGTCATGCCAAATCCATTTGCCTGAATTTTGGTACTGCCCAAAAATATGGTGGGCTCTGCAATCTCCGTTTCGACGATACTAACCCGGTAAAAGAAGATGTTGAATATGTTGATTCAATAATGGAAGACGTCCGTTGGTTGGGTTTCGACTGGGGCGACCGCCTGTACTATGCTTCCGACTATTTCGATACCCTGTACGAATATGCAGTTAAACTGATAAAAAAAGGTAAAGCATTCGTGTGCGATCTGAGCGGAGAAGAAATGGGCGAATACCGTGGCACGGTTACCATTCCCGGAAAAGAAAGTCCTTATCGCAACCGTTCGGTAGCAGAAAACCTCGACTTGTTTCAGCGGATGAAAGCCGGAGAGTTTGCTGACGGCAGCAGGGTGCTGCGTGCCAAAATAGATATGGCTTCGCCCAATATGCTGCTCCGCGACCCTGTTCTCTACCGCATCCTGCGTACCGACCACCATCGTACTGGCGATAAATGGTGTATTTATCCCATGTATGATTTTGCCCACGGGCAATGCGATTCTATCGAAAAAATCACCCATTCCATCTGTACGCTTGAGTTTGAAGTGCACCGTCCGTTGTACGACTGGTTTATTCGTGAGCTGGAAATTTTTGCACCACAACAGATTGAATTTGCCCGGTTGAACCTTAATTATACCGTGATGAGCAAACGGAAGTTGCTCCAACTTGTACAGGAAAAATATGTAGAAGGTTGGGACGATCCGCGTATGCCAACCATCTGCGGGCTGCGCCGCAGAGGATACACACCCGAATCTATAAAAAATTTTGCTGAAATGGTAGGTGTGGCAAAGCGAGACAACATGATTGATGTTTCGCTGCTCGAATTTTGTGTTCGTGAGGATCTTAATAAAAAATCAAAAAGAGCTTTGGCTGTACTTAATCCTGTTAAATTAATCATAGATAACTATCCGGATGAACGGTCAGAAGAATTGGATGCCGTAAACAACCCGGAAAACCCGGATGCCGGTGTACGCAAAATTCCTTTCTCGAAAGAACTGTACATAGAAAAAGAAGACTTTATGGAAGACCCTCCGGTAAAGTATTTCAGGCTTTCGCCCGGAAGAGAAGTACGATTGAAATACGCTTACATCATTAAATGCGAATATGTGGATAAAAACCCGGTAACAGGGGAAATAACAGCCATACACTGTACCTACGACCCGGAAACCCGCAGCGGAATGTTGCAAAGCAACCGTAAGGTGAAAGGAACCATCCATTGGGTGTCGGCAAAACACGCCATTGAAGCCGAAGTAAGGCTCTACGACCGACTTTTCAGCACGGAAAATCCCGAAGTAGCCGAAGAAGGAAAAGATTTTAAATCGAACCTGAACCCCGGTTCGTTAATCAGTATAATGGGGAAGATGGAACCCTCGCTTGCCACAGCTCTTCCGGACGAAAAGTATCAGTTTGAACGCATAGGTTATTTCTGTGTGGACAAGGATTCTTCTGCAGAGAGATTACTGTTTAACCGTACTGTTTCACTGAAAGATTCCTGGACAAGGCAGGGAAAAGGCTGA
- a CDS encoding site-specific DNA-methyltransferase — protein sequence MEILTDIYLGDSKEKLKQLSDNSVDLIVTSPPYADQRKSTYGGIHPDKYVEWFLPISKQLLRVLKPTGTFILNIKEKVVEGERSTYVMELILAMRKQGWFWTEEFIWHKKNSYPGKWANRFRDSWERLLQFNKDKKFNMYQEEVMVPMGNWAKNRLKNLSETDKIRDNSKVGSGFGKNISNWLDRDKAYPTNVLHLATECNNKNHSAAFPEELPEWFIKLFTKQNDTVLDPFMGSGTTLIVAKRMKRNSIGIDVVPEYYEMVRKQLQPVELYLLEPKLKYEKTKPERRIAVR from the coding sequence ATGGAAATATTGACAGATATATACTTAGGTGACAGTAAGGAGAAATTAAAACAACTCTCTGACAATTCAGTTGACTTAATTGTAACATCTCCACCTTATGCAGACCAGCGAAAAAGTACTTATGGTGGAATTCACCCCGATAAATACGTTGAGTGGTTTTTGCCAATTTCCAAGCAGTTACTACGAGTTTTGAAACCAACAGGGACTTTTATATTGAATATAAAGGAAAAAGTAGTTGAAGGAGAACGTAGTACTTATGTGATGGAGTTAATTTTGGCAATGCGAAAACAAGGTTGGTTTTGGACAGAAGAGTTTATTTGGCACAAAAAAAATTCATATCCTGGAAAATGGGCAAATCGTTTTCGTGATTCATGGGAAAGACTTCTTCAATTCAACAAGGACAAGAAATTCAATATGTATCAAGAAGAAGTAATGGTTCCAATGGGTAATTGGGCAAAAAACAGACTTAAAAACCTTTCTGAAACAGACAAGATTAGAGATAACTCAAAAGTTGGTAGTGGATTTGGAAAAAATATATCAAACTGGTTGGATAGAGACAAAGCATATCCAACAAATGTTTTGCATCTTGCCACAGAATGCAACAATAAAAATCATAGTGCAGCCTTCCCCGAGGAACTTCCAGAGTGGTTTATTAAATTGTTCACCAAACAAAACGACACAGTCCTTGATCCATTTATGGGTTCAGGAACAACTTTAATTGTTGCAAAAAGAATGAAACGCAATTCAATTGGAATAGATGTAGTACCAGAATATTATGAAATGGTAAGAAAGCAACTTCAACCAGTAGAACTTTATTTATTAGAACCAAAATTAAAATATGAAAAAACTAAGCCTGAAAGACGTATCGCAGTACGTTGA
- a CDS encoding cytosolic protein has product MKKLSLKDVSQYVEKNIGNFHEKRIQSLDSLKLSQVLKRKNPYLFKAKYVLTAEKIIRGIVDAHISSSEEGIFGDWLEGLAIYINEKVYGGKKSGILGIDLEFDKDGIRYIVNIKSGPNWGNSSQIAKMVSDFKTIKKTLRTSNSKLNIVAVNGCCYGRDNQPDKGDYFKYCGQSFWEFISGNKNLYTEIIEPLGHKAKEKNDNFVKSYSQMINKFTKEFANEFCKDNGEIDWEKLVRFNSSTIEEKKKK; this is encoded by the coding sequence ATGAAAAAACTAAGCCTGAAAGACGTATCGCAGTACGTTGAGAAAAATATAGGCAATTTTCACGAAAAGCGTATCCAAAGCCTTGATAGTTTGAAACTTTCACAAGTTCTTAAAAGAAAAAATCCATATTTATTCAAAGCCAAATATGTTCTGACAGCAGAGAAAATTATTCGTGGAATTGTTGATGCGCATATTTCATCAAGCGAAGAAGGAATTTTTGGAGATTGGCTTGAAGGACTCGCTATTTACATAAATGAGAAAGTTTATGGCGGTAAAAAATCTGGAATACTTGGTATTGACCTTGAGTTTGACAAGGATGGAATTCGCTACATTGTGAATATTAAATCTGGTCCGAATTGGGGAAATAGTTCTCAAATTGCAAAAATGGTTTCAGATTTCAAGACTATAAAAAAAACATTAAGAACAAGTAATTCAAAACTTAATATTGTCGCAGTAAATGGCTGCTGTTATGGACGAGACAACCAACCAGATAAAGGAGATTATTTTAAATATTGTGGTCAAAGTTTTTGGGAGTTCATTTCAGGGAATAAGAATCTTTATACTGAAATCATTGAACCATTGGGGCATAAAGCAAAAGAAAAAAATGACAATTTTGTAAAATCATATTCTCAAATGATTAACAAATTTACTAAAGAATTTGCGAATGAATTTTGTAAAGACAACGGAGAAATAGACTGGGAAAAATTGGTTCGGTTTAATTCATCGACAATTGAAGAAAAGAAGAAAAAATAA
- a CDS encoding glycosyltransferase yields the protein MEIPTWVLILFLSIGFAYYLIVLVFTLGWFFMMYFQKPEKNPSVTVSIIIPARNEENNIMFCLRSLTVQNYPKELFEVLVVDDHSEDKTAELINQYADKIHSSGINLRLLSSNNVSGKKNAIDFAIRHSTGKFIITLDADCVARPDWIATIASYYEEYHPQMIVSPVIFSENTSLLGKWQALEFYSLVVSGAGAVSAGHPILCNGANLAYAKEAYLAVGGFTRGEMFASGDDTFLLFSIAARYGKHAIRFLKSYDAIVKTNAIATFSGFVRQRLRWVSKTRGYTDVWTIQTALVVFLFNTILLTGLCLGIFNTSFLRLTLIIWGVKILIDFPLLAGYTSFARQRRLLWGYLPLSLVYPFYICFFALAGQVWKPRWKGRK from the coding sequence ATGGAAATTCCAACCTGGGTATTAATACTTTTTCTTTCAATAGGTTTTGCTTATTACCTGATAGTTCTGGTATTTACTTTGGGATGGTTTTTTATGATGTATTTTCAAAAACCTGAAAAAAATCCTTCTGTTACGGTAAGCATTATCATCCCGGCAAGAAACGAGGAAAACAACATCATGTTCTGTCTCCGGAGTCTTACAGTACAAAATTATCCGAAAGAACTTTTTGAGGTACTGGTAGTGGACGATCATTCCGAAGACAAAACTGCTGAATTGATAAATCAGTATGCCGACAAAATACATTCTTCAGGGATAAACCTCCGCCTGCTTAGCTCTAACAATGTTTCGGGGAAAAAAAATGCCATAGATTTTGCCATACGGCACAGTACCGGCAAATTCATCATTACCCTTGATGCCGATTGCGTTGCCCGACCTGACTGGATTGCAACTATTGCGTCTTACTACGAAGAATATCACCCGCAAATGATTGTATCGCCCGTTATTTTTAGTGAAAACACCTCCCTGCTTGGCAAATGGCAAGCATTGGAGTTTTACAGTTTAGTAGTATCGGGCGCCGGGGCGGTCAGTGCCGGTCATCCCATTCTTTGTAATGGAGCAAATCTCGCTTACGCCAAAGAAGCCTATCTTGCCGTTGGGGGCTTTACCCGAGGCGAAATGTTCGCCTCAGGCGACGATACATTCCTACTTTTTAGTATAGCTGCACGCTATGGCAAACATGCCATACGTTTTCTTAAAAGCTATGATGCCATCGTAAAAACAAATGCTATTGCTACCTTTAGCGGGTTTGTCCGGCAACGCCTGCGTTGGGTTTCGAAAACCAGAGGTTATACCGATGTATGGACAATACAGACTGCGCTGGTGGTTTTTCTTTTTAATACGATATTGCTTACTGGTTTGTGTTTGGGCATTTTTAACACCTCTTTTTTACGTTTAACTCTGATAATTTGGGGTGTAAAAATATTGATTGATTTTCCTTTACTTGCCGGTTACACTTCTTTTGCCCGACAACGCCGGCTGTTATGGGGATACCTGCCGCTTTCGCTGGTTTACCCCTTTTATATATGTTTCTTCGCTTTGGCAGGGCAGGTGTGGAAGCCCCGGTGGAAAGGACGCAAATAA
- a CDS encoding lysylphosphatidylglycerol synthase domain-containing protein yields MPVNKKTKLHKTLNIALRLLIIAVAYAFIYFRIFHKSDIRNLWNTFSEHFQDEVFYKSLSFLFLLMLVNWGIEALKWKFLVKKIEKVSFLKSYKAVFTGITVSSFFPNRIGEYFGRVFVFETANRWEGILCTIVGSMSQLLVTLLAGLIGLTVFVFSFLHPEMYLFGYAGYGFIFMMILSFICLLFLYFHVSLLANIRLRYRRAWIKKAMKHLHVFASFSTKELSKILLYSAIRYFIFSMQFYLLLQMFAIPVSFCSALLLISVIYLIMASIPTIALTELGVRGSVALFIFDFYFTQVGTAATASDPGIFAASTLLWLINIALPALVGTFFVYQLKFIRK; encoded by the coding sequence ATGCCTGTAAACAAGAAAACAAAATTACACAAAACCCTGAACATTGCACTGCGATTATTGATAATAGCTGTTGCATATGCTTTTATTTACTTTCGTATATTTCATAAAAGTGATATCAGAAACTTATGGAATACGTTTTCAGAGCATTTCCAGGACGAGGTTTTTTACAAAAGTTTATCCTTCCTCTTTTTACTCATGCTGGTAAACTGGGGTATTGAAGCCCTGAAATGGAAATTTCTTGTCAAAAAAATTGAAAAAGTTAGTTTTTTAAAATCATATAAAGCTGTTTTTACCGGCATAACCGTAAGTTCTTTTTTCCCAAACAGGATAGGAGAATACTTCGGACGGGTGTTTGTCTTCGAAACCGCCAACCGTTGGGAAGGGATATTGTGTACCATAGTTGGTAGTATGAGCCAATTACTGGTAACATTGCTTGCCGGGCTTATAGGGTTAACCGTGTTTGTTTTTAGTTTCCTTCATCCCGAAATGTATTTATTCGGATATGCTGGATACGGGTTTATTTTCATGATGATTCTATCATTTATATGCCTTTTATTTTTGTATTTTCATGTTTCATTATTAGCAAATATACGATTACGGTATCGCAGAGCCTGGATAAAAAAAGCCATGAAGCATCTACATGTTTTTGCTTCTTTTTCGACGAAAGAATTAAGTAAAATATTATTATATAGTGCAATACGTTATTTCATTTTCAGTATGCAATTTTATCTGCTGCTGCAGATGTTTGCAATTCCGGTTTCGTTTTGCTCCGCATTGTTACTTATTTCCGTTATTTATTTGATTATGGCATCCATTCCTACTATTGCCCTTACCGAATTGGGAGTAAGGGGGTCGGTAGCTTTGTTCATTTTTGATTTTTATTTTACCCAGGTTGGAACTGCTGCCACAGCATCCGACCCCGGGATTTTTGCAGCATCCACCCTACTTTGGCTTATTAATATTGCTTTACCAGCTTTGGTCGGAACATTTTTCGTTTACCAGCTCAAATTTATCCGTAAATAA
- the ruvC gene encoding crossover junction endodeoxyribonuclease RuvC — MNAERIILGIDPGTTIMGYGIIRINGKKLQMIALDVLKLDATTTHLDKLKKIFETTLHLIDTYLPDELAVEAPFFGKNVQSMLKLGRAQGVAMAAALYRSIPVYEYSPRKIKQSITGKGNASKEQVAAMLCQLLTFTTQPKYLDATDGLAAAVCHAFQQNAGNESVKYSGWKSFLAQYPEKCTSG; from the coding sequence ATGAATGCAGAGCGTATTATTTTGGGAATTGACCCTGGGACTACCATTATGGGATATGGGATTATCCGTATAAATGGGAAAAAACTTCAAATGATTGCATTGGATGTTTTAAAATTGGATGCAACGACAACCCACCTCGACAAACTCAAGAAAATTTTTGAAACCACTTTGCATCTTATTGATACATATTTGCCTGATGAGTTAGCCGTGGAAGCTCCTTTCTTCGGGAAAAATGTACAAAGTATGTTAAAACTCGGTAGGGCACAGGGAGTAGCTATGGCTGCAGCGTTGTATCGCTCGATCCCTGTCTATGAATATTCTCCCCGTAAAATCAAACAATCTATTACCGGTAAGGGTAATGCTTCGAAAGAGCAGGTGGCGGCTATGCTTTGCCAGCTTTTAACTTTTACAACCCAGCCTAAATATCTCGATGCAACCGACGGCTTGGCAGCTGCAGTTTGTCATGCTTTTCAGCAGAATGCAGGAAATGAATCTGTTAAATACAGCGGATGGAAAAGTTTTCTTGCTCAATATCCTGAAAAGTGCACCTCCGGCTGA
- a CDS encoding formimidoylglutamase yields MNPMDISVYFEPVDTSLVEIQEKTNQKQFGNLIQIHTEIASFPNIENIDIAIIGVKEDRANVNNSGCADAPDFVRRFLYSLYPGWEHCRIADLGNIKHGYALDDTYFAVSAVMAELMKNKIIPIIIGGSHDITYACYNAYTILNQIINIVSIDSGFDLAETEGEIDSHSYLSKIILQQPNYLFNYTNIGYQTYFVEQDVIKLMKNLFFDTYRLGKVRDNIAETEPVVRDADILSIDISSVRMSDAPGNGNTSPHGFYGEELCQIVRYAGLSDKISSIGFFEINPLLDKNGQTAHLTAHMIWYFIEGYCSRKNENPALDSDKFIKYIVTLNDYPEGIIFYKSKKSDRWWMEVNCVEDNRKKYERHYIVACSYADYQAACNNDIPNRWWQAFQKLM; encoded by the coding sequence ATGAATCCTATGGATATTTCGGTATATTTTGAACCTGTTGATACTTCTTTGGTAGAAATACAAGAAAAAACCAACCAAAAACAGTTCGGAAATCTGATACAGATACATACGGAAATAGCATCGTTTCCCAATATTGAAAATATTGATATTGCAATAATTGGGGTTAAAGAAGACCGTGCAAACGTGAACAATAGCGGTTGTGCCGATGCTCCCGATTTTGTGCGCCGGTTTTTATATTCCCTTTACCCTGGCTGGGAGCATTGCCGGATTGCCGATCTGGGAAATATTAAACATGGATATGCATTGGATGATACCTATTTTGCAGTAAGTGCCGTAATGGCAGAATTGATGAAAAACAAAATAATTCCAATAATAATAGGAGGAAGCCATGACATTACTTACGCATGTTATAATGCATATACAATATTGAATCAAATCATTAATATTGTCTCCATTGATTCTGGTTTTGATTTGGCAGAAACAGAAGGAGAAATAGATTCACATTCCTATTTGAGTAAAATTATTTTACAACAGCCAAACTATTTATTTAATTATACCAATATCGGTTATCAGACCTACTTTGTGGAACAAGATGTGATAAAATTGATGAAAAATCTGTTTTTCGATACGTATCGCCTTGGAAAAGTAAGAGATAATATTGCAGAAACCGAACCTGTAGTCAGGGATGCAGATATACTGAGCATAGATATTTCTTCAGTACGGATGAGCGATGCCCCCGGTAACGGGAATACCTCCCCACATGGTTTTTATGGTGAAGAGCTTTGTCAAATAGTACGTTACGCTGGATTGAGCGATAAAATCAGTTCAATCGGTTTTTTCGAAATAAATCCTTTATTAGATAAAAACGGGCAAACTGCCCACTTAACAGCACATATGATTTGGTATTTTATCGAAGGATATTGTAGCCGGAAAAACGAGAATCCTGCTTTAGACAGCGACAAGTTTATAAAATATATTGTTACCCTTAACGATTATCCTGAAGGCATAATTTTTTACAAGAGTAAAAAAAGCGACCGATGGTGGATGGAGGTTAACTGCGTGGAAGACAACAGGAAAAAATACGAACGACATTATATTGTTGCTTGTTCCTATGCCGATTATCAGGCTGCCTGTAATAACGATATACCCAATCGCTGGTGGCAGGCATTTCAAAAACTCATGTAA